acacagcagccTGAGACACTACGTCTCTGGACATCATCAGGAAACAAAAGACTGATAATGACAATGACTTGAGTGTCTGGATGCCATGGGCCTGGGGTTGGACTGAGCTCCTTACATGCATTACCTCCTGCACTTCCATTATGAACTCCCTTGTGCAGATGTGGTGGGCCGATTCTGACTCCTTTGCCCAGGGTCATATAGGGAGACATCTGCGgatcagaagagaaagggagtgaGGAGTAGGTTGTAAAGGGGATAAAGGACAGCACATAGAGATTGACTTTACCATGATACGGAAGTTTTTAGTGCATCCTAGTCAACCTTCTTCCCATGCAGGCTGAACCCAGAGAGATTAAGCAACCTGCTATCACAAAGAGCCACCCAATCCTAACTTGGCCGAGCAAAGTGTCGTCATATGACGTTCATAACTGATGATAAAGTCTCACAGCCACGGGACATCAAGCCTGGGGCCTTGGTGCTGGTCCTGAAGGCAATCCCATAAGTAGCTCTAGGCAAATGAGTAGCTGTTGTTTGAGGAATCCCTATTTCCATAGAGAGCCTGTTATCAGGATAAGATGCCGCAGTGCTGCAAgtgaccagcagagggcaccacAGACAGCACGAATCTGAACCAGAGCTGTAGGAAAAATCATTGAGCTCCTACTACGCACTAGTCTTTTTCATCAGAACATGATAATAGGGAAATTACACAACGCAGAGGAGGAATCAGAGGCCCAGAGAGAAGCGGCAAGAAGCTAAGGAGACCATAACACAAAAATCCAGCTAGGGAAAAATGGAACAGTGATCCAGTGTTAGAGAACAAGTGGCCAGGCGAGTCCCTAGAACAGTGGTGGGCTCCAGGTCCATCACTTACCTTCCTTGGGGCTTGGTGTTTGGTAAACCACACTGTTGTGAGGATAgaatgcactcacacatgcaaaacACTTTGAAGAGAGCCTGGCATCACAGCAAGGGTTTTCTACTGATATTGTAAAGGCAGAGTCAAGTattttgtccaaggtcacacagctatgGGGCGGGAATGTAACTCAGAATCAGAGTGCTtggctagcatgcacaaggccctgggctcaagtccagaggaaggaaggaaggaaaggagagagagcaagggatgGGCTGACAGCGGAGGCCCtgcattggttacttttctgtcacTATGATAAAACGCCTTGAATGAGGAAACGTTTTATAAAAGACTTTATTTAGGCTTATGGCTCCAGAGGGGTGcaagtccatgatggcagagtggCGATGTGGTGGCTGGAACAGGAGGCTGGAACTTACATTTTTTGATGGCAAGCACAAAGCAAAGCGAGCAGACTGGGAATGGTGTGAGGCTTTGAAACGTCAAAGCCTGCCCCGGTGGCATACTTCCTTCttcaggccacacctcctaaacctgcccaaacagtgccaccaactgggaccaaatACTcatttcaaaccaccacaatcacACGGCTGGAAATGATATTGTGAGAGCCCAATGCAGACAGACTGCTTCCAAAGCTATGCTTTTAACCAATCTGTCACCATCCATTACAAAGCGAGCATACAGAGTGGTGGTCACTGCTGGGCAgagtgatgcacatctttaatgaCATCCCTTAGGAGGCTATCTCtgtgaatccaaggccagcctggtccacatagtgagttccggaATGACCAGAGCTCCATAAtaagaccctgccttgaaaatactaactaactaattaaagTGCTGGTCACATGATCAGAGCAAATCACATGACCACTCCCAACAGATCTCATCTCAGACCTCATTTACAGGGAcccaagacacagaaagacacatggCTTGCCCTAGGTCATTCCGCTGTAGCACTTGTGTCCTGGAGTCAAACTGCGCTCCCCTTTCCAAGGCCTGTGTGGTGTGGACCTGTCCTGAGAGGAGGACAGGATGGCTGACAGCCTGGCTGCTGGGCTGGTGAGCCAGGCTGCCTGGCACATTTCTGATACTCCGCATGTACTCACTAGGTGCCACTGGCTGGggtcttggagacaggggggGCCCAGCCACTACCCTGTCCTTGAGTGTCACCTAAGATACAAGGAACAGAGTGATGCAGTGGGTTCCACTCTGTGTTCTATCCCATGAGCAAAGTCCCATCACTCCATACCTCAGCTTCCTTTTCTATCAGAGATTTCTGTAAGGACTCAAAAGTGgcagtggccgggcagtggtggcacacacctttaatcccagcacttgggaggcagaagcaggcggatgtctgggttcaaggcctgcctgatctacagagtgagttctaggacagccagggctacacagagaaaccctgtcggggCAGTGGAGCTCTTAGTGCAGGGCCTGGCACCCAGCAAGTGGTCAGTAAACAGCTCACTACACCGTGtggagaaggtgaaggaggagaggGTCTGAGAAtaccaacaaaataaataacgCAGCCTTTGACAAAAGTGTCAGACAGGCTCCTGGCATGAGCAGTCCCGGCCTTCCAGATCGAAACCATATGGGAGAGGGGATGAGTGCTTCTGGGCCAGTCACCCTACCTCTTGAATTAAAAAACACTCACCACCATTGTCCCCTTGCCTCTGACCTTCCTGCTGAGTCATCCACCATGATTCCCAGTCAGTTCTGTGTGCAGAGGGTCCTATGCAGGCCATAGATAGGACCTAGAAAAATGGACACAGACGGGCGGTGTTGAAGTGCAGTGTGTCCAGATTTCAACCTGTGTCCATCCCAAATGCCAATAAAGGCAGAGGCCTGGAGGGTGGTGAGCCAGGTTCTTTAAGGGAAAGAGGCTGGCCAAAGTGCCCAGCCTGCCAGACGTGACTGGAACCATGCTTGTGCTTACAGGGCCAGCTGCTCCTTCATGGGGGAAGCCAGGGGCAGAGGGGCGGTCCAGGTCCCTGATGTCAGATGGAGAGGGCCAAAGGGGACTGCCCCTCCTCAGCTGTGAAAGCTGAGGAAAGGGCAGAACCTCTATTGTTCTCTGGAATCAGAGGACAATGGGAACACTTGGTAAttaagtgctggatgacaagttTGCTCAATGTCTGCCAGGAGCTCTCAGAGGAGCCCAGTCCCCAGGGAAGGGACTAAGATCAGAAGAGGCCATGCGAGTCAGAGACAAATGGGGTGGCCCCTGCTCTCCAGAAGCCCCTACAGAGTCCCCTGAGAGAACCTGCCCATACAGCAATCACTCAAACACATGACAGACAGGATTTCTGGTCTAAACTCCAGTAGAACAGGTGGAGagagcatctgtgtctgtgtgtctgtctgtatctcacacacacacacatacacacacacatatacacacacacatacatacatacacatatacaaacatacatacacatacacatatacacatacatacacatacacacatacatatacacatacatacacgtacatatacacatatacacacatacatacacatatacacacacatacacatacatacatacacacacatacatacacacacacacacatatacacaaggcTTGGGGCCGAGTATACAGACTCAGTCCTAGAGAATTCAACGTGCAGGGGGAGAGGCAGACAAATAATCTTCATCGAAGCCTCCTTTTCAAGCCAAAAGAAAGAAGTCTAATTATTATGCTAACATTTACATAACACTTCTTGTGcactttctcaatttctttataTGTGAAATGGGAATTATAATTATACTATTTCCTATGACCATTGAGTTAAACTTTGTAAAGCATGACGTCTAGGCTGGCATACAGTGAGTACTTAATACTTACCCGTTTATCACCCATCTCTTTATATTAGGTCTGCCAAAGACTCTGGGGCTGGGTATCCAATTAATTACAAGCTGCATTCAAAGCAaccatttttaaagacaaggtttcactgtctTTCAGTCTTTCACAGTCCACTCAGATTACTCTCAAATTCCTGACCTcaaatgatcctcctgcttcagcctccctttCGATCCCGAGTACCTGGGGCAACACATGCACCACATATTAGCTCCATTTTGCAGACACGAAATGCAATGAAGGCAAAGGCCATTGGAGTAtcgaatgcctttaattccagcactctgagaggcagagacaggaggatctctgtgaattccaggccagcttaaTTAACTACACAGCaagtcccagggcagccagggctgcttTGTCTccttacaataaaaaataaaataagaggcaGAGATTTGCGCGTGTTACAGAGGTGAAAAAGCAGACCATTCTTGGGGTGTGGGAGGACGTCTTTGGAGTGCAGAGGCTGCTCCAAGCTTAGATGGCTTGCCTGTccctctgtgcctcagtctccttcCACACAGTGAAAAGCTACCTCCACTGCTGTGCGTAGTTGCGACAGTGAAGGGCAAATGGACAGAAATGAGCCAACCTCTGCACCAACAGAGGGAGATTCTAGACCCGAGCGGACAGGCTGTCAGGGGGACACTGGTTTCCTGCCACGTTGGCTGGGCTTGCACAAGTGTAGGGCGGCCTGCGGGGAACAACCCCCGCCCCACCTCGGCCTCAAACCCCTCTCTGTCACCCGCAGGTTATGTGGCGCACTGTCTGCCCCCCAGCGGTTACGATGGCGAGCAGAAGCCTGGGCTGGAGCTGGCGCCCGCCGAGCCCGCCTACCCGGCCGCGGCGTCCGAAGAGTACAGCGACCCCGAGAGCCCACAGTCCAGCCTGTCGGCGCGCTACTTCCGCGGGGAGGCGGCCGTGACCGACAGCTACTCCATGGACGCCTTCTTCATCTCTGACGGGCGTTCGCGGCGGCGCCGGGCCGGGGCTGGCGGGGACGCGGCGGGCGCAGGGGacgcgggcggcggcggcggggagCGCGCGGGGCGCTCGGGGGCGACGGCGGGCGGAGGGCACCGGCACGCATGCGCGGAGTGCGGCAAGACGTACGCCACGTCGTCGAACCTGAGCCGCCACAAGCAGACGCACCGCAGCCTGGACAGCCAGCTGGCGCGCAAGTGCCCGACGTGCGGCAAGGCCTACGTGTCCATGCCCGCGCTCGCCATGCACGTGCTCACGCACAACCTGCGCCACAAGTGCGGCGTGTGCGGCAAGGCCTTCTCCCGGCCCTGGCTGCTCCAGGGCCACATGCGCTCGCACACCGGCGAGAAGCCCTTCGGTTGCGCGCACTGCGGCAAGGCCTTCGCCGACCGCTCCAACCTGCGCGCGCACATGCAGACGCACTCGGCCTTCAAGCACTACCGCTGCCGCCAGTGCGACAAGAGCTTCGCGCTCAAGTCCTACCTCCACAAGCACTGCGAGGCCGCGTGCGTGAAAGCCGCCGAGCCGCCGCCTCCCGCCGGCCCGGCCAGCTGAGCCTCCGCCAGGCGGGATGCCCGCAGAGGCTTCTCCCACCCCTCAGTCTGCGTCTCCCCTGCCTGCACCctcggtgggggtgggggtgaaccCCATCTTGGCCTAGAACTTTCTTTTCAACCCCGACTAAACCCACCACTCATTTCCTGCATCGGATCTCCCTTCGCACCCACCCACTTTGTCCATTCTGGCCACCACTCGGACCTTGACCCCATGTCTGGCCTTCAAGGCTCCCAACTCAGGCACCAGGTCCGTACCTCTTCCAGGTCTCAGCGCTGGAAGTTTCTCCGGCCCCGACTCTAGGCTGTGCTCCTTAACTagatctttcttttcatttctcagctGAGTCATTGGCCATTCCTCTATTGGAGCCCTCAATCTAAACCCAAATGTACCCTTGATTTCCtatctgcctcagtttccctgtccaCACAGTCCAATCCCTTGGGTCTCTGCTgaatttccatgtgtgtgtgtgtgtgtgtgtgtgtgtgtccatccaggAATCTAGTCTTCACCACTCTTGGAGTCCTCTGCTTGTCCATCTCTGAGCCCCTCCATGCTTGGGCCTAAGGTCCAGCCACTTACACACACAATTCCACCTGACATTTTCAGTCTTTCCAGATCTTATCAGACATCCTGCTCTCTCCAACTCCATCCTCCCTCTAGTAGCTCCCCAGTCCTCAGTTTTCCTAGCTGGGAACAGACTTGGGAGGCAGCCTAGGGCTCTGCCCTCTCAGGTGTCCCTCCCCTCTTGCCCCAGGACAGTTCCTGTCTAGGCCTCAGGCCTGGAGCTTCGATTTCCGAGATTATCTGAGCACTTTCCCTCACCCCAGGAATACAGGTTCGCCTCCGCCTTTGCTAGAGGACAGCCTGGAGCACTTCACCCGTGGACACATCCCCTCGTCCAGCAGGGCCCCTTCctctatttatttgtgtatttatttatttatctatttattattctatttaatCTCTCGGCTTCACCCAGGGACTGTCTGGCTTCCCCAGCTGGACTGGGAAGTTAATGGGCAGAGTCAGCGGGGCCGTCGCTCGCTGCTCCTCCCCTTATGTGTCTGGGGAGTAGCCCACCCTTATCAAAGCCTGAACTCCTTAGGCCTGGAGAAATGGGGGGAGGCAGAGCCTGCTGTTTCTCAGCTGGGCGGGGAGGGGCCATCAGAAGGTCCTATTTAGGGGCAGGTCCCCGGCCTTCTGCGCTTTCCACTCCTGGCCCAGGAAGCCCTTCCGGAGCCTCTCTCTTTGTTTCGTATTTATTCCTCTTTCAGAGGGACCCCAGGTTCCAGGGACCGACTGAGCCCCGGACCCCGCTGGGGCCTCTGGCCTGCTCCCGGGAGGAGTGCTCTCTCCCGGCCACGACTATGCAACTCTCCCGGGCAGAGGGGCCGGGACTGCCAGCCAGGCGCCTATTGGCCACCACTACCTCCTCCACCGCGCTTTTGCATGCCCGGGCGAGGACCGAAGCACACACCTCCGCGCGCACCGGCCCGGCCCCCTCTGCTTTAAGCACACGCCTCTTCCCACGTCCCTCTGCGTTCCCTTTCTGGGCAAGAGTCCTGGACACTCagacctccttcccctccccctagcCACAAAAGAGGGTGGAGACTGCAGACTTCTCCAGGTTGCTCTCTAGGGTTTCCGAGGGGTGGAGCTTCATTAGGCCCCAGGCTCCCGGAGGGAGTCTGCAGAGGTGGTGGGAGAGAAAGGGGTCACCAGAAGCAATTATGGAGGGTGCTGACCCTGTAAATAGGAACTTCTGACAGCAATAATTTCCCATGCATGCTAAATCTTTTGGACCCTCCCTTGCCGTACCCCCAACTCACCCCCCAGCCCTATTCCTTCCCCACCTTCAGCAGTATTACTTGTAACGCAATTCAGGGATATTAAAGGGACTTTGGCCACTCACCAGTGCCTCCAGACCTTTGACAGGACCGTGTTTAGACCCCCTAGTGCACCTTGGGACATGTGGCTAAGAGTTGAACAGCATTCCAGTGCTCCAACAATGGCAGCATTTATGAGACAACCCTTCCGCAACACACATTCCCCAATGTGATCTGAGGAGCACAGGCAGACGTGGCATTCCTTAGCTTCCCTCCTACAGCCTCTGGGACTACACACTGTCCTGGTCTGCTGTGGTGTCCAGTTCAGAAACAACCTCCATGCTCGCTAGATCTGGGGCTTATACTCTAGTTAAATCTCTATGAAGCAGAAGGCGGTTAACGCAGGGAATTGGCTGCTGGAAAGATCTGtgggaaaggatggagggagtcCTCAGCTTTTCTTCCAGTTAAGAGGTGATGATGGTCAGGAAtgcacactgaggccagaaggggacaaatctcttgtgagttcaagccagtctagcctgttctacatagtaagttcaaggcaacctagggccacatagtgagattttgtcaaaaacaaaacaaaagcagcaacACAGGTGTGTCTAGGAACCAGGAGGCCACCACCGATACCTGGATAGTTCCATCTCTGCTTTGCTGGTAGCCTGTGTTGTAATGCTGCTGCAGAGCTCCGTCCCTCCAAGGTCATCTTGACAGCAACAAGAGTCAAAGGTTAGAAGGGCCTTGCCCACTTCTGCCATCCAGATCCCTGGCAAGTGTGTTCCAGTGGCAGAATTTAATGTATGGTCAGCATTCTTGCTTCCAGGAAGTCTGACAGAAGTGATTTTGACTTCTCAGCCCCACACTAGAGCAAACACCCTAAGGGAGgtagagatggatgctggtgcccCATCCATAATTGGTCCACCCTCTCCTCCTTAATTAGCAACTTAAAGGATATCTTGGTTGAAAGGTTAAAAGATGGAAATACAAACCATTTCTGGCCAATGAGATGTAATGAGAAGACACTGAAAGCTTGTGGGATACTTCACTGCCTCCCCCATCCTAAGAGAAATAGCCCACAGGAGCAGAAAATCATGCATGACCATGAAGGGAACCAGCATTTGCATGAAGCTCATACCCAGCCCTCTGTCCTTGGGGACACTGGAAATTGACAAAAAGGCCACTCTGAAATTTCATGGTTGGTATAGCACTGCGGTTAAATAAGGTTCTTTACCCACAGGCTAGGACCCTCGACTAGCATACGGACATAGTCTGCTCGCCGCCATGCCCCCAGAGGCCTTCAGGACTGACGTCAGTAGTCCTCTGTCATCTGGCTGCCTACCCATACTTTTGCTGGCACACCTAACAGCTAATGAAGGAGTCCAGGTCCTGTTCCTGTAGTCCTTCACCCCGTGGCTTCATTTCCATCCACATGCAGATGGCCCCCGGCTTATTGTTTCAATACTCAGCTCCTCCCTGAACTGCAAGTCCAAATGAGCAGGACTCCTCGGCTTGATACTCAAATACCAGACACCAGCCTGAGTCCAGAGCTCAGTTCTCCTCCATGGTTTGCTGCCTCCACAAGTGGCTGCCCACCCACCTAGCTGCAGACACAAAGTTCAGAGGTCGATTTACCCGTGGCTCCCCCTGCCCTACTGCCCAGTCCATCACTAGCTCCTGggactctttcctccccatcttctcagTCTCCACCTTAGTTCATAACTAGCATCATCTCCTACCTGGGTCACGTGACCAGCCTCTCATAGTCTCCTGAGAGCCACTGTACCTCCTTAATCTCCCCACCTCAACTCAGCAACCACGGAAATTGTCCCCAGAGTGCAGGTGTCCtatctgtttgtctttgtttgggCAGATAAACTAGGTAGCTATGTATTTCTCAAGACAAGCAAGGTAGCTGATGCTAGTAATACCAACGCCTTTGAGGCTAAGGTAGGACTGtctgaagttcaaagccagcctgaactgGGCCAGCCTAAGCTGTAGAGTAGGGAGATGGCAGTgtgtgcctgtaagcccagcgctgctgtgtgtggaggggta
The nucleotide sequence above comes from Mastomys coucha isolate ucsf_1 unplaced genomic scaffold, UCSF_Mcou_1 pScaffold15, whole genome shotgun sequence. Encoded proteins:
- the Scrt2 gene encoding transcriptional repressor scratch 2; translated protein: MPRSFLVKKIKADGFQCSGVPAPTYHPLETAYVLPGTRGPPGDNGYVAHCLPPSGYDGEQKPGLELAPAEPAYPAAASEEYSDPESPQSSLSARYFRGEAAVTDSYSMDAFFISDGRSRRRRAGAGGDAAGAGDAGGGGGERAGRSGATAGGGHRHACAECGKTYATSSNLSRHKQTHRSLDSQLARKCPTCGKAYVSMPALAMHVLTHNLRHKCGVCGKAFSRPWLLQGHMRSHTGEKPFGCAHCGKAFADRSNLRAHMQTHSAFKHYRCRQCDKSFALKSYLHKHCEAACVKAAEPPPPAGPAS